The genome window TAGCTGGCTTCGGTATGTTTCGGCTAAGCGGTGACATGCACTGACTGTACCATTGCTTTTGTTCTTGTTGGTACCAGCAGTAAATAGCAGATTCACGACCTCTACTCGCTATAGTTGGCGTCCAATTCCAGGTCAACCATGATGGGGGAAACACATCATCGATAAGGGCTGAAAGTTCTCAAAAAATGCATTAAGGATTTAAGGTGAAACAATGACCTCTCTTATCTAGCATGCAGGTATATCCTCTTTATATTCCACACTTTCTCCAATGAAATGAACTCCATGTTCGGCATCACTAGGAAAGAAAAACCAGAGGCTGAAACGCCATGTCACACAAGGACATGTTACATCAACTTTGGAACATAATTAAGGATTCAGATATATGAGACGAGAGTCGGTTTGATATAATTAAGAATTCAGATATATGAGACGAGAGTCGGTTTGATATCTCCAATTATTGACCAGCCAAATATCAAAACCACAACAAATACAGGGACGGTGTCTTAAGAGCAGGTCATTGATATAAAATTGAAGGTACCCAGGTTTGAAAGCCTTATTCATGTCCTCATGACATGATGACATTCTCAGCGTGCTGCAACAAACCCTTACCAAACCTCAGGCCGGAGCTCACCGGTTGCCGGAGGCATCCATTTCCCAGAATTGTACACATTTTCACCAACCTTCCATCCTGGAACATCTTTCATGATCCTGGCCTCCTCTTCAAGATACTTCTTCCACTCTTTGACAAATCTATAGTATCGTGGACCTTATGCGTTATGTAATGCCAGGGGAAAAAATAAGGCTGATGATATGACAGATATCATTGGGTAGTACCTTTCATCCTCTTCAGCTTGGAGCATCGGCAGTATAGCACTACGGGCAGCAATTTTCTCTTCTTTGAGCGCACTACATACAAAACTTCACCTCGTAAGGCCAATACCGATGCACGGATGTGAAAATCATATGAATTACTCATGAAAGCTAAAACAAAAATGTAAGGTGGATGTGAAGATCAGATAACTAACAAGCACTGCAGAGAAACGAGGCATGGAAATAAGAGCAAAGGAGTAAGGACAAGTGAGAAATCGCCTTGCATGTTCAAATTCAATAGTAAATGCagagaaaaggaaaacataACAGGAGGGTGCACTAGGGAGTAGCACTTGTAGGTTCTTAAAGTCTGTACACCAGTGACGGAGGATAGGCCAGGCCAACCTGGGccgtgccccccccccccccctctcagcctttttgcaaaaaataataataataacagcAGGTATGCAGCCCAATTTTGTTTAGGTTAGAGCTCATTTGAGCAACTACCTGCCAGTAAAGAACAAACATTGCTAGGTACCTAACAGATGGAAAATGCTTTTCTTGTCAATAGCTTGCTAGTACATATTGAGGGTCATAACAACAAAGACATGATGAAGGACTTCAAGGATGAAAAGCGTCAAAGAGCTTATCTGTCGTGGCTATCAGTTTGAGACCACAGCTAGTTGtaattttggtatatatatacactactGCTTTTTAGAGTTGTTTCTCGGCATTATAATCTATAAATCTCATTCAAATATGTATTTTAAACCAAGTATGGGAACTATCAATGTATTACTCTATGATGGCTATAAATTGTGCCATGTATTAGTTCAATGGTTTAGTACTTGaaacatttttaaatatctTGTTATTTAGCCCCCCTTGAAATTTTGGTCAAGCTCCGTCACTGCTGTTCACTAACGAAAGCTGAAGATTTAAGTATAAGAGAACGATTGGCATGGAATCACAGCATTGATTACAAATCCATGTTCACAATTGCTCTTAGCAGCCATGAGTTGTAATATGAAATGACAATTAGAAGTCTTCAAGATCAATCAGTAAAAAGGCAGGCCTACAAAACTAGTATCATTGCCTCTGTAACCAAATTTGTGCGTAACTGTGCTTGTGGCAACTAAAATTTATGGTCATTCCTACTACCCAATATTTAGCTACATAGCAAGAACGTAATCCATGACCTTCTGCATTAACTGGTGCATTGGTTTTCAAGAAGTAGCTGAACTATAAATACAGAGAAGAAAAAACATAACAAGAGCGTGCACTAGGTTATTTGTTCTTAAAGTTAGTCCATCAAACTAAAGATTTAGGAAAAGTAGTATGATTGTCATGAAATTCCTGCATTTATTACAACTTTATTTGCTTAGCAACCATGAGTTGTAATGCGAATTGACAATTAGAGGTCTTGAGgtcaataaataaaaaaaggaatacAAAACTAGGTAATCCTTGGCGCTATAACCAAATTTGAGTGTAACTATGCTGGTCGCaactaaaatttatttgcagtctccaacaacaacaacaacaataacaaagcctttgtcccaagcaagttagagtagactagagatgaaacccacaagatccaactaaaaagatgatgagaaaaaattaatgataataaaggtactagtaatagtaaaaaataaagtaataacAGTACAAACAGATTGAAGTTATGGTTCTGACATGTGAATTGCTAACTTTCATGCACTTCTTTCTATGGATAATTCTTTGGGGATATTCCATTCCTTTAAGTCTCTATTTACAGACTCCTCCTATGTTAGATTTGATCGATCCTTGTCCCTCTGCACATTATCAGCACGTCTCAGCATCCCGCTATACACAGGTAACTCTAGAGGCCTCTGTTAGATATATCCAAACCGTCTCAACCGATATTGgacaagcttttcttcaattcgtgctacccctaccctatcacgtatatcatcATTTCGAATCCAatcctttcttgtatggccaCAAATCCATCACAACATACACATCTCTGCTACACTTAACTATTGGACATATCGTATTTTAGTTGGCCAGCATTCGACGCCATACAACATCACGAGTCGAATCGCCGTCCTATAAAACTTACCTTTCAGCTTTTGTGGCACCCTCTTGTCATAGAGGATACCAGAAACTTGGTGTCATTTCATCCATACGgctttgattctatgactaacatTTTCATTGATATCACCATCCCTCTGTAGCATCGatcccaaatatcgaaaggtatccttcttggTAACCACCTCTCCACCGAGACTAACACCTTCTCCCTCATGCCTAGTATCACCGAAATCACACTTCATGTTTTGGTTCTACTAAGACAAACCTTTAATTCTAATGTATATCTCCACAACTCCAATTTCCTATTAACCTATCTTACTCTCGTCAACTAGCACCACATCGtcagcaaagagcatacaccaaggGATATCTCCCTTAATGTCCCTTgcgacctcatccatcaccaaagaaaataaataaggGCTTAAAGCTAACCCTTGATGTAGTCCTATTTTAAGCGAGAAGTCATCAGTGACACCTTCACTTGTCCAAACATTTGTCACAACGTTATTATACATATCCTTGATGAGGGTAATgtactttgttgggactttgtgtTTTTCCAAGGCCcatcacatgatatttctcgGTATTTTGTCGTAAACCTTCTCCAAATCAATGAATACCATGTGCAGGTCCTTTTGTTCCCTATATCTCTCTCCATAAGTTGCCTTATCAAGAAAATCgcttccatggtcgacctcccGAACATGAAACCAAATTGGTTTTTGGTAATGCTCGTCATTCTTCTTAGGCGATGCTCAATAATtctctcccatagcttcattGTATGGCTCATCAACTTAATTCCACGGTAATTATGAGCTTAGTATGATCTCTCATACTATCCAATGTTAAGTTATCAGAGAAAAAATCCATCAACTTCATGAAACAATTAGTTGGTTTCCAGGAAGTAACCAAACTAACAGAATCGGCATAAATATGTCGACGATCAATACTGAAACCATCATTCTCATTCGGCAATTCACATCTACTGCTGTTGCACTGCAACTACAGTTTAGTAGATGATATCCAAGACAATCTGGATACAATTGAGTAATTAACTAAGACTTAGGCACTCCAACACATGTTTCTGAATCTCTGATGCTTCAGATAAGATATGCGGGAAGATAAACCATTTTTCTGCTGTTAATATACGGAGAAAGTGTGCAGCAAGAAGTTGCATTGTTCCCTAAACCACGTTTTTCATAACTCGTCTGCACCCATATGAACAATTGATCTTAAGTTGGCTACCTGGCTCTTCATTTGGTGACAGACAGTTGAGTTTTAAATTCAGGTTTCTCTGAAATCGGCCTATTCAAGGAGGGCATTTCGGTATGTTGAGTAGCTTAAATGTTAAAGCTACTGCATTTCAATGTGAGACATCCATTTGAATATTATCATCAATCATGATCTATTCCCAAGCTAATATCATACTACCACCGACTGCAACAAGTTGCTTAGACCATAACTAAGAGCCGCAACGAAACAGACAGGTCAATGGACGGGCTGGGCGCGCACTTACCGCCGGACCTTGTTCCCCTGACCGACCTGGTACATGCCCCATGCGAAGGCGCCGAAGGCGGTGAGGAAGATAGCGGTGGCGCTGGGCCCCGAGGTGGGGATCCGGCGCGCGTAGCGCACGGGCGCGAACCCGCCCGGCGGCGGCCCGTCCTGCACCACAGGCATCTCCTTGACGCTCGCCATCCCCGGCTTGTTCCTCACCATGGCCTCCGTCATCTTAGCTCCCCGATCCGGACGACGGGCCGGGCCGCCCGCCTGCAGATCTGGATGACTTCGGGGAGATCGAGCGATCGGGTTGGGAGCGCGGCTGTCGTTAGGGTTAGTGAGGGTGCGGGAGGAGAAGACGCTGTGAATCGCGAATCGCCTCACCCCCGTGGGAGAGTGGTCGTCAACTCGGTGGTCTCCAGGGTCTCTTTCGCGAAAAGAGTAAGCAGGCCTCGTTTGG of Phragmites australis chromosome 3, lpPhrAust1.1, whole genome shotgun sequence contains these proteins:
- the LOC133911797 gene encoding NADH dehydrogenase [ubiquinone] 1 alpha subcomplex subunit 13-B, which encodes MTEAMVRNKPGMASVKEMPVVQDGPPPGGFAPVRYARRIPTSGPSATAIFLTAFGAFAWGMYQVGQGNKVRRALKEEKIAARSAILPMLQAEEDERFVKEWKKYLEEEARIMKDVPGWKVGENVYNSGKWMPPATGELRPEVW